Sequence from the Peromyscus eremicus chromosome 4, PerEre_H2_v1, whole genome shotgun sequence genome:
taggattacaggcaccgccatactcattttttttttttcctttaaattggaTCTTACAgcatagccctgactggcctggaactcaatatgtagacagcaagctagcctcaaactcacagagattctcctgcctctgtctcccaagtgctaggattataggcatgtgccactgcacctGGCCTGCTCATTTTTAAAGCTAAGTTTCTGAACAAGCCTGATGGTATTTAACAGCTccctgttttttgagatgggggtcttacttagccctagctggcctgtaactcaatATATAGATGAAGCTGGCCTCACAGTAATCTTCTTGCTTTGACCTCAATTACTGGGAGTCCAAGTATGAGTCACTGTGCCAGTTGATCTCACAATTATTTACAAAGCCCACTTTCTAGTTTCCCACCTCATTTACACTAGCTTAAATGTTCGCAACTGAAATTCCCTGTCTAAATGTAACGGCTGACTAAACGGAAATGGTCATCACTGCACTTTGCCCCCTATCTCCAAGACTTGATGTTCTTCATCTCAAGTCAAACTTCGGAAGTTCAGGATTACTTCAGTCTTTTTTAAAGGGCCAGAGAATGACCACAAAGAAGCACCaaaggcagtggaggcacacgcctttaatcctgcaggaagcagaggcacgcggatctctgtgagttagaagtcagcctggtctacacatagAAGCCTTGCCTTGAatgctccctcccctcctctccccccccaaaagaaaagagaagcatcAGACCTCACTCAAATCAGGATAGtggaggcagctgaggcaggaaggtcacaagttccaagtcagcctttGCGGCATAGGGGGTACGTACAGATGGGGACATTTCAAGCTTCGTTACCACAGGTCTTCCCAATGGGAGTTTGCAGTTCACTGATTTGACATTCTGGTGCTTTCCATGTACATTTGAATGGTTTATTGAAGCAGGAAGGCTTGGCTTTGCTGACATCCCACATTCTAGAAGCTGATGCTGGCAAGTTTTATCTCATTTGTTAGCGCGTTTTACCATGGTTCACTGGAGCCCCAAGTAGTCACTTTCTCCAGCTGTTGCCACTTCTGGCTGTGAGCAGGGGCAACACCTAGCAGAAGGACCCAGGATGGGGCTGAGTAGCAAGTGACAGGTGAGACTAAATTTGCTGCCTTTGCCAggaggtggcagcacaggcctttaatcccagcactggggaggccaaggcaggctgatctcttgaggcaagcaagatccaggacagccaggactacacagagaaactgtctttaaaaaaaaaattgcttttgacTTCCATTGCCCTTTAAAACCCTGGGATGCACGCAGACTGCTGCTTCCAAGGTTCAGTCTTTGGCTAGAGAGAGCTCACGATTgaatatatgcatttatttaaaaatataaatatggaaaaataaattatttagaagACTAGAATGGATGCATGCCCCTAGGTGTCTGTACATTCAAGGCTATGTCGCTCAGGGATGGGGTGAGATTGAAAGCAACGATGAGTTCTAAGCCGCCTTCAAGGAATGAAGCCCAGCAAGGTGCTGCCCTGTGACATCACCTCTAATGCCATTTCTGGGGCTAGCAGCACAAAAGCAAATGGTCTGATGCTCCTAAAGCCATGAATTGATAGAGCTGTGGAGAGGAGAGGTCCCTATTCAACTGGAGGTTGGGAGCCTGGGGCCAGGATGTAGAACCCCAAAACTTGCCAAAATGCCTGCTAGGTACACTCCAGAAGTGACTAGCTTTGGCTTCTGAATTCTAGGCCTTGGCAGGTTTTAGGGCCATTGCGAATCTAAGCTAGCAGAGGTTGTCTGATCCCTCTCTGGAAGAGGAAAGGGCTGCTAGGACACAGATCTGTAACCTGGGCTCTGGCGTGAGAACAGGGACAGGGTTGAAAAGCCACAGTGCCAAGGGCAGGAAGCTGGGACTGTTCCGTAGGGAGGGTGTGGGGTTGCTTGGGGTGAGCCTCACTCTGTCTACAGCTTCTGTGTGAGGCTGCTGCTTGGTGTCTATATGTCCCACTCAGAACAAATCCCTGCCATGTGCCTGTGGGAACTGCTGTCCTGAGGGTTGGGGTCTGTACTGAATGCAGGAGAGCCCCTAGCCATGGTTTATTAGACCCCAACATGGCAAGAGGCACCAAAGAACAAGCCCAATCTCTTTCCAGTGACCTTGGTCCCCAAGCTGCAGTAGCCAGTACTTGTCTGGTAACTTCAAGACACAGTGCACACAGCACTGGAGCTCTGGTTCTTCATTGTTTGCTGTTTCTGAAGTTCTTTTGAAATCCGTCTTTTAATTCCTATCAAGTATAGCTCTCGGTCAAACTTGCCAGCCGCTAATGGGATGCTGTGGAAGAAAGACCTGTTAGAAGAACTGACTTCAACTTCACCAGCTGCACACCTGCTGAGCCCCATATAGAATGGGCCATGGTCCAACAGTTATGGTTCACACATCTAGGCTGCCCTAGCCTCAGCCACAACCCTGGGTGTGGAAGTGCCAAAAAGGTGAAGTTAATACTGCTCCAGAGGAGCTTGCTCAACCCCGGAGAACCTGAGGTCACAGAACAAACTGCTGCTTCGTGTAACCCCAAAGGTTAGCAACCTGCACATTACAGGGAAACCCTGAGAACTACTAGGACCTAGGCTCAGATGAAAGTGACTTCATATTAAGCCTGCCTGCCTGATGTGTTACAGCATGAAACAATATCACGCTCCTCCACACCTAAGCCTGCCACCCCTCCCATAAAAGTCATCTCATCCAAAATTGGCAAGAGCCCTGAAGCCCAGCCAGCTCTGAGGGGTGAACACAGACTTACTTGTCTCTCCCTGGCCTCACTTTCACCCGGAACAGGCCATACACAGGACGATGGTCTGAAGTCTTGATCCCAGGGCAAGAGGAATACTTCATGGGACAGATGTCACCCTTGTGGCGGCTTTTGTATAAGACTCTGTCCTTCAGAAGAGATGGTGAGGCAGGAGCAGAGACTCATTCCGTTTCAGGTAGCTCTACAGCAAGGTGTGGCCTGCAGCCCTGGCCTAGCTGTGTTTCGGTTAGGGAGCCCTCCCCACTGACTCTTGATCTCTTACTGTTAGGAATCTAAAGACCTATGTGGATAGCATCTGTTCCCTTCTAGCCCTCTGAGAGCAGTGGGGAGCTGCCTTGCCTCGTGGATGTCCCATGGCCCCACCAGGTGGTATTGTGTACCAGAGAGAGCCCAGGTCTGGTGAAAAAGCCAGgcaagaatgtgtgtgtctccCGCCTGTCCTCTCCTAGGACTAGGCAGATGAACCCAGGTGTGACTCCAACTATGGCCTGCTTTTGAGGGATAGATGGCTTAGCTTAGCCCTGTAATACACTCAGAGACTATCCTCCACCCCCAATAAAATGTGAACATGCGGTCACTGGCCTCAGGCCTGGAGCTGAGTTTTAGGCTGGCTAGCTGCAGGCTGCTGAGTGCCAGTCCCACGCCGTTTGACGTGAGCTATGGTTGGCAGGAGTCCTGAGGCCAGGCACAGGTTACATACTCACTGTGTAGGAAGGTGTCCTCTGCTTAGAGGTGCTGTCATAGGTGTCCTTCCCAATGTCAAACTTGTAGGATGGGAGAAAGTGGATTTCCGCCTCCTCGAAGCCCTTGAAGATGGACCCTGCCACACAGGAGAGTTCAGGGAGGGTCCTGAACCACACCTAAGGTGCTGCTCCCCAGGCCACTCACCTTTCTTCATCTCCCGGGTGAGCTGGTCATGTTGCAGGAGTGCCAGCACATCCACCTCTGTGTCTTGCTTCAGGAAGGCCTCCACAGCCACTCGTCCACCACTCAGGCGGAAGTTGAAGTCCCCAAACCAGAACACCTCATCAAACCGGGTAGTGACATCCCCTGGGCACATGTGGGAGAATACATTGGTGCTGGCCTCCCCTCACCTGCTTGATCTAACAAGTGGATGGGCTCTAGGCCAAGTGATAGGTCCTCCTTTGTCTGGATCCCCTTCCCCACAGAATCACAGCAGCTCTCCCAGGAAGAGACTAGTGATGGGAACAGCCAAGGTCAACAGCTGCAGAGGATTGGGAAGGCAGCTGTGTAGTCCAGGTGCAAAGGACAGCCCTGATGCACACAGCAGGCTAGCCATATCCTATCAGCTTCTCACAACACAGCGAGGGCCAGGAAATGGTCCACAGTGAGGAAGTGTGGACAAACAATGATGGCCCTGGGCAAGCCACTGGACCCTGTGGGCTCCCATCTGCCCAGCTGCAAACCCAGTGGCTATTTCAGTAGTGAGGACTTCTTGATTCCCAAACGGCTTCTGCTAAGCGGCCAGGGGACAAGGGACAGAAACAGTCACGTGCTGGAGTGCCTTGTGGAGCTGCAGCCCTCACCTGCACTGGAGCGGTAGGGGTTTGTGTCGGGCACATTCCGGGGCAGGGCTAGAGCTTGGATGGTTCTGCTGTAGTCCAGCAGCCGCTCCGCTACCTTCCCATCTCCAGCTGTGAGACAGAGTAGACACTTGAGCTTCTGTGAAGAGCCTGCCCCCAAAACTGCCCCCACCCTGACTGTCCCCCACTACTGTGCCCCAGTTGCCTGCTGTGGGGCTCTATCAGCCTCAGACGACTATGGCTGATAGAAGTGAATGTTTTGCGTGTCAGGCAGAGCTCCCCATTACTAGCCCAGAGTAACTGGCACCCCACCTGGACAGAGGCCTGTGAGGAAAGGAAGCTGCTCGCAAGCCAGTGTCAGGACTGCATGACTGGCTTGGAAACACTTACAGGTGAAGTGAGATGTGATGAAGAGGAAGGAGGTGCCGAAAAAGGTGAAGCTGACGCCCAGGGCCCCCTTGGTCTTGATCTGAGACACGATGCGTGTAGTTACTGTGGAGTACTCGACCTCTGCAGGGCAAGGACAGGGTTCAGGGCCTCACAAACACAGCTACGGTAGGTGTGCTTACGTGTATTTTCAGACATGGGAACCTCGAAGGCTGGATCCCAGGCACGGAGTGCACATTTGCCTGAGAGGCTGCAGTTTGCTTTGAGGGGACCTATATGTAGACAGGGTCCACATGTTATTAGAGCCTGCATGTGGAGGTACCTACAGCCCTGAGAGCAGTAGATACAGAAGCCATGGCAAGTGCCAGCAAGATGTCACTCCTGGAACCCCTAgacctcatggtggaaggagaactcACTCTTGCAGGtggtcctccgacctccacatgtgctctgtggtacacgcacacacatgggaaagagggaggagtggTGGGGAGAAGCCCCAGGTGGCACCTACCTGAGCAGAACCAGATGAGGTCCCTGCGGATAAACAGGGACATATACAGGACCCCGTGAGCTGCTGATGACAGCAGCACATACTGAGGGCCCAGTGTCTCCTGCAGGCGTGTTTCCCACTCCCGCCTGTGGGAAGGAGGCAGGTTATATGAGGGCATGGTCTTTATAGGAAAGGTGGCCACCTCCCCGCATCTGCTGCCCAGAAAGCCCCTGGAAGCATTTCTAGGGGACCCCACAACAGGGCCTCATCTTATACTGATAATAATGACAGGCTAATAGCATCTTTGTGCACTGTGGGACCCTCCAGGTTGGCTGCAGCCCCAAGACCTCGATCTGATGGTATGTGCAGACTTCCAATCCCACCTACGAGCCACGTGAGTTGTCAGAGATCTGTGGGCTGGCAGGGGTGGGCCCCATCACTCCTTGGGGGCTCTGAGGACAGGCTCCCTTTCCCAGAGCATACAGGCCAAGGAACCCCATGAGCTGCAGTGAGGAGTGCATAGCTGTGGGACCACTTCCCAGGGAAACCAGTCTGGATACCACAGAAGAGATGGCCAAACTGCAGCAGCCCAGAGCCTCTGGATGAACCAGGCTTCTTAGCTGCTGCTGTGCGTCCTTGGCCAACTGCAGACCCAGCCTGAAACACTACTGATTTTAGTTGTGCTCATCTCAGTGGGGCATGGAGGTCGCTCATCTAGCCCACACTGTTTCCGGTCCGTACGAGGCCTCAGGTCCCACCCCTCAGGCTTATAGTCTTGTCTCCGTGAACTGTCCACACAGGACACTGGAGACTCCAATAGTGGAGGCTGTGTGGTGCCTCACCTGTCAGAGCAGCCCTCCTGAACTCCAATGACGTACAAGTCCTGAGTATAGTCGGCCTCAGTGGGGAGCAGAAACTCATCCAGGCTCGCTGGGAGCTCCTGCAGTGAAGAGCCACAAAATAGTCAAGGCCACTAGGCTCCCTCAGGTCTGGGGGCAGAAGCTGAAGAGCAAGGCCCTGCACAGTCATCTGGAGGTGGTCACAGGATAGCCTCTTTTCAAAGAGAAGTTGTGCACAGCTGTGGATTTGGTCTCCCAGGGAACCTTGACATGTCAGGTACTTTGTTCCCTTGCCACCTCCCAGCCTGGGGCCCTTCTTTACCAGGTATCTTAGATTCTGCAGCATGCTGCCTGGTTTGACTATCCTCCCAGGTGCGTGCCCAACCCTGGTCCCTCATGAGGACTCACAGAGATGGAGGTAGCCTACTTGCCTATCTTTATGCCTGTGTTCTGACCAGTGGACTGTGCTGGGGCCTCTTGGGATAGGTTTCCCAAGGACATGGAGTCTAGCTGCCTCTGCCTTACCTCACTGTGACCCCTCTCACCTTCTGGCCCTGCATGTTCCAGGTAGCCACAAAGAGAGCCATGTTCCGGTCTGGGAAGTACCTGGCCAGCTCATCTGCTCCTAGCAGGGCCCCACTGGCCATAAGACTTCCCTCCAGATAGCTCCTGCAAAAAGAGACAAGTGAGCAGCCAGCCTCAGTGACACCAAAGCAACCCAGAAGTTCCTTCACTCAGGACAGGTGCCTTTGGAGCCACTCTATCTGAAGGAATCAGTCCTACAAGCCACAGGGCCTACAAGCTATGTGAGCCCGGAGAACAACACTGACCATACCAGGTTTCAGTGTCACCCCTGGAGTTGGGAATTTCTTCAGCTGGAGTGCAGCACCACTTTCATGATAACCCAGCATGGCACTCACCTCCCTCTGATTTCAATCCCTCTCCAGATTTCAGTGGAATGAAGCCATACCTGTCAAGC
This genomic interval carries:
- the Inpp5e gene encoding phosphatidylinositol polyphosphate 5-phosphatase type IV — its product is MPSKSACLRHMEVPGQLEGRMLQGQLPNTDKNLTPTSGSLSATDHQGSETNPMPPFSIPAKPSNQNPQAKANPITPQLPMRPKLERTLSLDDKGWRRRRFQDSQDDLTVQNGASPCMGSMQDSVAQSPACSRPLPCLSTSLQEIPKPRRATGSEGGSPSLWSDCLPGMISTSLDLLHREATPGGGSPRLASLHAAHTPPAMDLNIASSSLRTANKVDPEHADYKLRMQTRLVRAHSSLGSSRPRSPLVGDDHSIHSARSSFSLLAPIRTKDIRSRSYLEGSLMASGALLGADELARYFPDRNMALFVATWNMQGQKELPASLDEFLLPTEADYTQDLYVIGVQEGCSDRREWETRLQETLGPQYVLLSSAAHGVLYMSLFIRRDLIWFCSEVEYSTVTTRIVSQIKTKGALGVSFTFFGTSFLFITSHFTSGDGKVAERLLDYSRTIQALALPRNVPDTNPYRSSAGDVTTRFDEVFWFGDFNFRLSGGRVAVEAFLKQDTEVDVLALLQHDQLTREMKKGSIFKGFEEAEIHFLPSYKFDIGKDTYDSTSKQRTPSYTDRVLYKSRHKGDICPMKYSSCPGIKTSDHRPVYGLFRVKVRPGRDNIPLAAGKFDRELYLIGIKRRISKELQKQQTMKNQSSSAVCTVS